A DNA window from Malus domestica chromosome 12, GDT2T_hap1 contains the following coding sequences:
- the LOC103450534 gene encoding reticulon-like protein B12: MTSSERLFNRQRTLHEILGGGLVADVILWRQKNVTLGIILVTLSVWVVFEKSGYTLLSLGSSVLLLLMTTLFLWAKSAAILNRPAPPLPKLHLSEEMVNEMASFIRIHVNALLSAFQDISLGKDSRSFFKVAASLLVIYLVGGWTDFLTLSYTCLAVVLTVPALYERCEDYVDKYVMMGYLKLLQLYVKLDYEYVNRLQHEDLEKKKLS; the protein is encoded by the exons ATGACTTCATCTGAAAGGTTGTTCAACAGGCAAAGAACACTTCATGAGATCCTTGGAGGAGGTCTTG TTGCAGATGTGATTCTGTGGAGGCAGAAAAATGTGACTTTGGGGATAATCCTAGTAACTTTATCTGTTTGGGTGGTGTTTGAGAAGTCTGGTTACACTCTGCTGTCACTTGGCTCAAGtgttctcctcctcctcatgaccactctctttctctgggctAAATCCGCCGCCATTCTTAACCG ACCAGCTCCTCCCCTGCCTAAATTGCATTTATCAGAAGAAATGGTAAACGAAATGGCATCTTTCATCCGCATTCATGTAAACGCTTTGCTCTCGGCTTTCCAAGATATTTCTCTCGGAAAGGACTCAAGGTCGTTCTTCAAAGTAGCTGCATCCCTCTTGGTGATTTACCTTGTTGGTGGCTGGACTGATTTTCTTACTTTGAGCTACACCT GTCTTGCGGTCGTTCTAACAGTTCCAGCGCTCTACGAGAGGTGTGAAGATTACGTGGACAAATATGTCATGATGGGGTACCTGAAATTGCTGCAGTTGTACGTTAAACTAGATTATGAGTATGTAAACAGACTTCAACACGAGgatttggagaagaagaaactaaGTTGA
- the LOC103450533 gene encoding ataxin-3 homolog, which produces MEGASNGGMLYHEVQESKLCAVHCVNTVLQGPFFSEFDLAALASDLDRKERQMMLVEGGFHAGDFLSEESHNVSLDGDFSIQVLQKALEVWDLQVIPLDSPVAEPAQIDPELENAFICHLQDHWFCIRKVSREWYNFDSLYAAPLHLSKFYLSAYLDTLKGSGWSIFLVRGNFPKECPISSSEASNGYGQWLSPEDAERITKSCNSTNAEAQGTDSNPQSSAQVLSNEEADLLSEMEDEDLKAAIAASLLDSTPSIARAQARNPQISSRNPQDSIDNPQNNTRNLQGITDNPQNSIGNPQDSNDNPQNNTRNLKDITDNPQNSIGNPQDSNDNLQHNTDLQDSTDNPQNSIENPQNISGNPQISTGNPQNESAGSQEKID; this is translated from the exons aTGGAAGGGGCGAGCAACGGAGGGATGTTGTACCACGAGGTACAAGAGTCGAAGCTCTGCGCGGTGCATTGCGTGAACACGGTGCTGCAGGGTCCCTTCTTCTCTGAATTCGATTTGGCGGCGCTCGCCTCCGATCTCGATCGGAAGGAGCGGCAGATGATGCTCGTCGAGGGCGGCTTCCACGCCGGTGATTTCCTCTCCGAGGAGTCACATAACGTCTCCTTGGACGGCGATTTCAGTATTCAG GTCCTACAAAAGGCTTTAGAGGTTTGGGATCTGCAGGTCATCCCCCTTGATTCTCCTGTCGCTGAGCCAGCCCAGATTGATCCTGAGCTTGAAAATGCATTTATCTGTCATTTGCAGGACCATTGGTTTTGTATCCGGAAAGTGAGTAGAGAGTGGTATAATTTCGACAGTCTTTATGCGGCACCATTGCACCTCTCAAAGTTTTACCTTTCGGCCTATCTGGACACACTAAAAGGCTCTGGTTGGAGCATTTTCCTGGTGAGAGGAAACTTCCCAAAAGAGTGTCCCATCTCATCCTCTGAAGCTTCTAATGGTTACGGGCAGTGGCTTTCACCTGAAGATGCTGAGAGGATAACTAAATCCTGCAACTCCACAAATGCTGAAGCTCAGGGAACAGATTCAAATCCACAATCTTCGGCACAAGTTCTATCAAATGAGGAAGCAGATTTGCTTTCAGAAATGGAAGATGAGGACTTGAAAGCTGCTATAGCTGCCAGTCTTTTGGATTCTACTCCATCCATTGCCCGTGCTCAAGCCAGAAACCCACAGATCAGCAGCAGAAACCCTCAGGACAGCATCGACAACCCTCAGAACAACACCAGAAACCTTCAAGGCATCACTGACAATCCTCAGAACAGCATTGGAAACCCTCAGGACAGCAACGACAACCCTCAGAACAACACCAGAAACCTTAAAGACATCACTGACAATCCTCAGAACAGCATCGGAAACCCTCAGGACAGCAACGACAACCTTCAGCACAACACCGACCTTCAAGACAGCACTGACAATCCTCAGAACAGCATCGAAAACCCTCAGAACATTAGCGGCAACCCTCAGATCAGTACTGGCAACCCTCAGAACGAAAGTGCAGGCAGCCAAGAGAAAATTGattga
- the LOC103450532 gene encoding OVARIAN TUMOR DOMAIN-containing deubiquitinating enzyme 3 — MAESVLEQLRNGTARFELASSPVLSISTSNSQSHQRAAFGDHSHRFFARIGPPLGRGSSAMKKVERFSVQNVTGDGRCLFRALVKGMALNKGVPLSPRQEKDDADELRMAVKEVICEDDEERLKYEPALVAITVDESLKRYCQRINRPDFWGGESELLVLSKLCGQPITVYIPEHEHTNGGRGSGFIPIAEYGSEFTKGSRNKKPRKVVRLLYSGRNHYDLLV, encoded by the exons ATGGCGGAGTCAGTTCTCGAGCAGTTGAGGAATGGAACTGCTCGGTTCGAGCTCGCCTCCTCCCCCGTGCTTTCAATTTCAACTTCCAATTCTCAGTCGCACCAAAGGGCGGCGTTCGGGGACCACAGCCACCGGTTCTTCGCTAGAATCGGACCGCCACT AGGCAGAGGATCGTCGGCGATGAAGAAAGTTGAACGCTTTTCGGTTCAGAATGTTACCGGCGACGGGCGCTGTCTATTTCGTGCTCTG GTGAAAGGAATGGCGTTGAATAAAGGGGTTCCTCTTAGCCCAAGGCAAGAGAAAGATGATGCAG ACGAGCTACGGATGGCTGTGAAAGAGGTTATATGCGAAGATGACGAAGAGCGCCTTAAGTATGAACCTGCTCTGGTGGCAATCACTGTTGACGAGTCCTTAAAACG TTACTGCCAGCGCATCAATAGACCTGATTTCTGGGGAGGAGAGTCTGAGCTGCTG GTGCTGTCAAAGTTGTGTGGGCAGCCAATCACTGTTTACATACCAGAGCATGAG CATACAAATGGTGGACGGGGTTCTGGTTTCATTCCGATTGCAGAATATGGAAGCGAGTTTACAAAAGGTTCTAGAAACAAAAAGCCCAGAAAGGTTGTGAGGCTCCTCTACAGTGGCAGGAACCATTATGATCTGCTTGTATGa
- the LOC103450531 gene encoding acetyl-coenzyme A carboxylase carboxyl transferase subunit alpha, chloroplastic-like, whose amino-acid sequence MASISHSPLAFAGTSTASDLFRSSSNGVSGVPLRALGKVRLGMRRNLVVAAKLRKVKKHEYPWPEDPDPNVKGGVLTHLSHFKPLKEKPKPVTLPFEKPLVDIEKKIIDVRKMANETGLDFSDQIISLENKYNQALKDLYTNLTPIQRVNIARHPNRPTFLDHVFSITDKFVELHGDRAGYDDPAIVTGIGTIDGRRYMFMGHQKGRNTKENIMRNFGMPTPHGYRKAMRMMYYADHHGFPIITFIDTPGAYADLKSEELGQGEAIAHNLRTMFGLKVPIVSIVIGEGGSGGALAIGCANKLLMLENAVFYVASPEACAAILWKSSKASPKAAEKLKITATELCKLQIADGIIPEPLGGAHADPAWTSQQIKNAINKEMDELHKLDTEALLKHRMMKFRKIGGFQEGIPIDPKKKKNMKPKEEPIHVKTPVADLEGEVEKVKQQILKAKESSNEPSLVPLTETIEKLRKEVDAEFSEAVKALGLKERFATLREEFAKVNAQNQLLHPALKAKLDKLREEFNKGLLTAPNYEDLKYKLDMLKELSKAYDLAQSNKKAAKLKQEVNQKFSEIMDREDVKEKVVALRVEVENSGVSKFDDLGDSLKEKIVELKKELEIEFIDVLKSLGLDVELKAKKPVEQTLPSEIKNKIEDLNGEINERIESVINSTDLKDKIELLKLEIAKAGKTPDSAAKTRIVALEQQIKQSLAAAVESSNLKEKHEKLKAEISQTVGSNGSLKKDDEDPYSFDASRAVGANRTFG is encoded by the exons ATGGCTTCGATATCTCATTCTCCACTGGCGTTCGCCGGAACAAGCACCGCTTCGGATCTTTTCCGGAGCTCCAGTAATGGTGTCAGCGGTGTTCCGTTGAGAGCCCTAGGGAAGGTAAGGTTGGGCATGAGGAGGAACCTTGTGGTGGCCGCCAAGCTCAGGAAGGTTAAGAAGCATGAGTACCCCTGGCCCGAGGATCCGGATCCCAATGTCAAAGGTGGAGTGCTCACTCATCTCTCTCACTTCAAACCATTGAAGGAGAAGCCCAAGCCGGTTACTTTGCCGTTCGAAAAGCCGCTTGTTGATATCGAAAAGAAGATCATTGAT GTGCGGAAGATGGCAAACGAAACTGGGCTGGACTTCAGTGATCAAATTATTTCATTGGAGAATAAATACAACCAG GCTTTAAAGGATTTATATACGAATCTCACTCCTATACAACGTGTGAATATTGCACGACATCCTAACAGGCCAACTTTCCTTGACCATGTGTTTAGCATTACTGATAAG TTTGTGGAGCTTCATGGAGACCGAGCAGGGTACGATGATCCTGCTATTGTCACTGGTATAGGAACAATAGATGGTAGAAGGTATATGTTCATGGGTCACCAGAAAGGTAGAAATACGAAGGAGAACATTATGCGTAACTTTGGGATGCCTACTCCTCACGG TTACCGGAAAGCTATGCGCATGATGTATTATGCAGATCACCATGGTTTCCCAATTATTACTTTCATCGATACCCCTGGTGCATATGCAGACCTTAAATCTGAGGAACTGGGCCAA GGTGAAGCCATAGCTCACAACTTGCGGACTATGTTTGGTCTGAAAGTACCTATTGTCTCTATTGTCATTGGAGAAGGTGGCTCTGGTGGTGCCCTTGCCATTGGCTGTGCTAATAAATTGTTAATGCTTGAAAATGCAGTCTTCTATGTTGCCAG tCCAGAAGCTTGTGCAGCAATCTTGTGGAAGAGTTCTAAAGCTTCTCCAAAG GCTGCTGAGAAGTTGAAAATTACTGCAACTGAGTTGTGCAAGCTGCAAATTGCAGATGGCATCATCCCT GAGCCGCTTGGTGGCGCACATGCGGATCCTGCTTGGACCTCTCAACAGATAAAAAatgcaattaacaaagaaatggAT GAGCTCCATAAGTTGGACACAGAAGCATTATTAAAGCATCGCATGATGAAGTTCCGGAAAATTGGAGGGTTCCAAGAAGGAATTCCTATAGatccaaagaagaaaaagaacatGAAACCAAAAGAAGAGCCTATCCATGTGAAGACTCCGGTTGCGGATTTGGAGGGTGAGGTTGAAAAGGTAAAACAGCAAATTTTGAAAGCCAAGGAATCTTCTAATGAGCCTTCATTGGTGCCACTGACTGAGACGATAGAAAAACTGAGAAAGGAGGTGGATGCTGAATTTTCTGAGGCAGTTAAAGCCTTGGGCTTGAAAGAGAGGTTTGCGACATTGCGAGAAGAATTTGCAAAAGTAAATGCACAGAACCAACTCCTGCATCCAGCTCTAAAAGCGAAGCTTGATAAGCTTAGGGAGGAATTCAACAAGGGGCTGCTCACAGCTCCTAATTATGAAGACCTAAAATATAAACTCGACATGTTGAAGGAATTATCTAAAGCATATGATCTTGCACAGAGCAACAAGAAGGCTGCAAAACTGAAGCAGGAAGTTAACCAGAAATTCAGCGAGATCATGGATCGGGAAGATGTTAAGGAGAAGGTTGTGGCACTTAGGGTTGAGGTTGAAAACTCTGGGGTGTCTAAATTTGATGATTTGGGTGACAGCCTGAAGGAGAAAATCGTGGAATTGAAGAAAGAGTTGGAAATTGAATTTATTGATGTCCTCAAGTCATTGGGTTTGGATGTTGAATTAAAAGCAAAAAAGCCAGTTGAGCAGACTTTGCCCTCAGAAATTAAGAACAAGATCGAAGATTTGAATGGAGAAATTAATGAGAGGATTGAAAGTGTAATCAATTCGACAGACCTGAAGGACAAGATTGAGCTACTGAAGTTGGAGATAGCAAAGGCAGGGAAAACACCTGATTCAGCAGCCAAAACTAGAATTGTGGCATTGGagcaacaaatcaaacaaaGCTTAGCAGCAGCCGTGGAATCTTCAAATTTAAAAGAGAAGCATGAGAAGTTGAAGGCTGAGATTTCCCAAACCGTTGGATCGAATGGAAGTCTGAAGAAGGATGATGAAGATCCTTACTCCTTTGATGCATCTAGAGCAGTGGGTGCAAATCGCACCTTCGGTTAA